One Leucobacter muris DNA segment encodes these proteins:
- a CDS encoding acetolactate synthase catalytic subunit — MSQTVVQAIAKALVRHGVTEVFGQSLPSAFFLEAEKAGIRQVMYRTENAGGAMADGYARVSNRIGIIGAQNGPAATLLVPPMTEAMLSSVPMLAVVQDVPTPTRDRNAFQELDHHELYSGCSKWTRRVTDLSRVDDYLDMALTAATSGRPGPVVLLLPKDVMIADALPRPHARDASLGRFPLDRPRPDRAALAEAARLIAEADAPVLIAGGGVQRSVACDVLASLQDRASLPVATTNMGKGSVDERHPLSIGVIGNVMGRRSSTAFQRDLLASADVVVLAGNRTNENGTDGWSLVPPGARVIHLDIDGTEIGRTYEALRLVGDVRAGLEDLLEALDDDAWLERRSAARPAVEQRIAAAREAHREEFARLVDLDATPIRPERVMRELDERLADDTIVVADASYSTIWMNNYLTARRPGQQFLSPRGMAGLGWGFPMALGAKLARPGSEVVCISGDGGFGHVWQEIETAVREELPLTVLLLNNSILGFQKHSELVQFSETTSAIRFAEVDHAAIARACGAEGVRVSNPDEIGAALDAALGSGSVTVIEIITDSDAFPPVTAWEKRAEVLPAVGER; from the coding sequence ATGTCTCAGACGGTGGTTCAGGCGATCGCGAAGGCGCTGGTGCGTCACGGTGTGACCGAGGTGTTCGGGCAGAGCCTGCCCTCAGCGTTCTTCCTGGAGGCCGAGAAGGCGGGCATCCGCCAGGTGATGTACCGCACGGAGAACGCGGGCGGCGCGATGGCCGACGGCTACGCCCGGGTGAGCAACCGCATCGGCATCATCGGCGCGCAGAACGGGCCCGCGGCGACGCTGCTCGTGCCGCCGATGACCGAGGCCATGCTGAGCTCGGTGCCGATGCTGGCGGTGGTGCAGGACGTGCCGACGCCCACTCGCGACCGCAACGCCTTCCAGGAGCTCGACCACCACGAGCTCTATTCGGGGTGCAGCAAGTGGACCCGCCGCGTCACCGACCTCTCCCGGGTCGACGACTACCTCGACATGGCGCTCACCGCGGCGACCTCGGGCCGCCCCGGCCCCGTCGTGCTGCTGCTGCCGAAGGACGTGATGATCGCCGACGCGCTGCCGCGGCCCCACGCCCGCGACGCTTCGCTCGGGCGGTTCCCGCTCGACCGCCCCCGCCCGGATCGGGCCGCGCTCGCCGAGGCGGCGCGGCTCATCGCCGAGGCGGACGCACCGGTGCTCATCGCGGGCGGCGGCGTGCAGCGCTCGGTCGCGTGCGACGTGCTCGCGAGCCTGCAGGATCGCGCCTCGCTGCCGGTGGCCACGACGAACATGGGCAAGGGGTCGGTCGACGAGCGGCACCCGCTCTCGATCGGAGTGATCGGCAACGTGATGGGCCGTCGCAGTTCCACGGCGTTCCAGCGCGACCTGCTCGCGTCGGCCGATGTCGTGGTGCTCGCAGGCAACCGCACGAACGAGAACGGCACCGACGGCTGGAGCCTCGTGCCGCCCGGAGCGCGGGTGATCCACCTCGACATCGACGGCACCGAGATCGGCCGCACCTACGAGGCGCTGCGACTCGTGGGCGATGTGCGCGCCGGTCTCGAGGATCTGCTCGAGGCCCTCGACGACGACGCGTGGCTCGAGCGCCGATCCGCGGCGCGGCCGGCGGTGGAGCAGCGGATCGCCGCGGCGCGCGAGGCGCACCGCGAGGAGTTCGCTCGGCTCGTCGACCTCGACGCGACCCCCATCCGCCCCGAGCGGGTGATGCGCGAGCTCGACGAGCGCCTCGCCGACGACACGATCGTCGTGGCCGATGCGAGCTACTCGACGATCTGGATGAACAACTACCTGACGGCGCGCCGCCCGGGCCAGCAGTTCCTCTCCCCGCGCGGCATGGCCGGCCTCGGCTGGGGTTTCCCGATGGCCCTGGGAGCGAAGCTCGCCCGGCCCGGCAGCGAGGTCGTGTGCATCAGCGGCGACGGCGGCTTCGGCCACGTGTGGCAGGAGATCGAGACCGCGGTGCGCGAGGAGCTGCCGCTCACCGTGCTGCTGCTGAACAACTCGATCCTGGGGTTTCAGAAGCACTCCGAGCTGGTGCAGTTCTCTGAGACCACCTCGGCGATCCGCTTCGCCGAGGTCGACCACGCCGCGATCGCGCGAGCGTGCGGCGCAGAGGGCGTGCGGGTGTCGAATCCCGATGAGATCGGGGCCGCGCTCGACGCGGCGCTCGGCAGCGGCTCGGTCACGGTGATCGAGATCATCACCGACTCCGACGCGTTCCCTCCCGTGACCGCGTGGGAGAAGCGGGCCGAGGTGCTGCCTGCGGTGGGCGAGCGATGA
- a CDS encoding NAD(P)H-quinone oxidoreductase yields MTIAHEMRVVELDGFGGPEVLGIGRAPVPVPGEGEVLIRVVAAGFNRADLVQREGGYPPPPGITDVLGLECSGTVVALGPGARRFGVGDAVCALLAGGGYAEYAAVPEAQVLPVPGGVDLVEAAGLPEVACTLLSNFAHPELPPAGSSLLVHGGSGGLGGFAVQLGAALGWRVFATAGSEGGVEHSLAAGAEAASNYREEDFVEFVRERTGGRGVDLVLDVVGGSYLQRNLAALAVGGRLAMVAALGGATAEIDLRVLMRRRLTVHGSTLRARPVHGPGSKEETVRAVERTVWPLIESGALRPLAVHRVPFARVRELHERHGDRTVPPGKSVLVLGE; encoded by the coding sequence ATGACGATCGCCCACGAGATGCGCGTCGTCGAGCTCGACGGCTTCGGCGGCCCCGAGGTGCTCGGCATCGGGCGGGCTCCCGTGCCCGTGCCCGGAGAGGGGGAGGTGCTGATCCGCGTCGTCGCGGCGGGGTTCAACCGCGCCGACCTCGTGCAGCGCGAGGGCGGGTATCCGCCGCCGCCGGGCATCACCGACGTGCTCGGCCTCGAGTGCTCGGGAACCGTGGTCGCCCTGGGACCCGGCGCCCGGCGTTTCGGCGTGGGCGACGCGGTCTGCGCGCTGCTCGCCGGCGGCGGCTATGCGGAGTACGCGGCCGTGCCCGAGGCCCAGGTGCTGCCCGTGCCCGGCGGCGTCGACCTGGTCGAGGCCGCGGGGCTGCCCGAGGTGGCGTGCACGCTGCTCTCCAACTTCGCGCACCCCGAGCTGCCCCCGGCGGGCAGCTCGCTGCTCGTGCACGGCGGCAGCGGCGGGCTCGGCGGCTTCGCCGTGCAGCTCGGTGCGGCGCTCGGCTGGCGGGTCTTCGCGACCGCGGGCTCGGAGGGCGGCGTCGAGCACAGCCTCGCGGCGGGCGCCGAGGCGGCGTCCAACTACCGCGAGGAGGACTTCGTGGAGTTCGTGCGCGAGCGCACCGGGGGGCGCGGGGTCGACCTCGTGCTCGACGTGGTGGGCGGGTCGTACCTGCAGCGCAACCTCGCCGCGCTCGCCGTCGGGGGACGGCTGGCGATGGTGGCGGCGCTCGGAGGGGCGACGGCGGAGATCGACCTGCGCGTGCTCATGCGGCGACGGCTCACGGTGCACGGCTCGACGCTGCGCGCTCGGCCGGTGCACGGACCGGGCTCGAAGGAGGAGACCGTGCGCGCGGTCGAGCGCACGGTGTGGCCCCTGATCGAGAGCGGAGCGCTCAGGCCGCTGGCGGTGCACCGCGTGCCGTTCGCGCGGGTGCGCGAGCTGCACGAGCGGCACGGCGACCGCACCGTGCCGCCGGGGAAATCGGTGCTCGTGCTGGGGGAGTGA
- a CDS encoding LysR family transcriptional regulator has protein sequence MNFWRLQCFVALAEARHFGRAADRLFISQPALSAQIRQLEEALGVVLVVRQPRVALTAAGTTLYAEALKILELVHRAERLVSPGGTATAGTLRLLYTRSVPAERTFDLIEGFRAEAPRVEIDPHTVWTSDSVERIRAGSADAAFVRLPLADPGSLEVVVLGSDVQCVALRRGHPLAALDRLDVDDLLAYPLVHWPRREAPGNHDAVLAQFSGGRRLGLGSPQPDQHRFAAVARSDGYALAHEAAIPLLPDTLVPRPLETPPRSEWGLVWDGAASHDGARIAAALGDYLRRTSEQADPPAG, from the coding sequence GTGAACTTCTGGCGCCTGCAGTGCTTCGTCGCGCTCGCCGAGGCGCGGCACTTCGGGCGCGCCGCCGACCGGCTCTTCATCTCGCAGCCGGCCCTCTCCGCGCAGATCCGCCAGCTCGAGGAGGCGCTCGGGGTGGTGCTCGTCGTACGGCAGCCGCGGGTGGCGCTTACCGCGGCAGGCACGACGCTCTACGCCGAGGCGCTCAAGATCCTCGAACTCGTGCACCGCGCCGAGCGGCTCGTCTCCCCGGGAGGCACCGCGACCGCGGGCACCCTGCGCCTGCTCTACACCCGCTCCGTGCCCGCTGAGCGAACCTTCGACCTCATCGAGGGGTTCCGCGCCGAGGCGCCGCGCGTGGAGATCGACCCGCACACCGTGTGGACCTCCGACAGCGTGGAGCGCATCCGCGCGGGCTCCGCCGACGCCGCCTTCGTGCGACTGCCGCTCGCCGATCCCGGTTCGCTCGAGGTCGTGGTGCTCGGCTCCGACGTGCAGTGCGTCGCGCTGCGCCGCGGCCATCCGCTCGCGGCGCTCGACCGGCTCGACGTCGACGATCTGCTCGCCTACCCACTCGTGCACTGGCCCCGCCGGGAGGCGCCCGGCAACCACGACGCGGTGCTCGCGCAGTTCTCCGGCGGGCGGCGGCTCGGTCTCGGGTCGCCGCAGCCCGACCAGCACCGCTTCGCCGCGGTGGCCCGCAGCGACGGTTACGCGCTCGCGCACGAGGCGGCGATCCCGCTGCTCCCGGACACGCTCGTCCCGAGGCCCCTCGAGACGCCTCCGCGCAGCGAGTGGGGCCTCGTGTGGGACGGCGCGGCCTCGCACGACGGCGCGCGCATCGCCGCCGCCCTCGGCGACTATCTCAGGCGGACCTCGGAGCAGGCCGATCCGCCTGCCGGATGA